A window of Thermococcus aggregans contains these coding sequences:
- a CDS encoding acetate--CoA ligase family protein, which yields MENPKIVEELKPFFEPKAVAIIGATNKKGKVGNVIFENFKRNKEQGIFKGNIYPVNPKLDEIEGYRVYKSVKELPDDTDLAVIAIPAPFVPNTMREIAEKGIKAVVIITGGFGELGEEGKKMEEEILQIAKENGIRVIGPNCVGVYVPDTGVDTVFLPDEKMDRPKSGPIAFVSQSGAFAAAMLDWAALAGIGIGKMVSYGNKIDVDDADLMDYFIYDDSIKVVTFYIEGVKDGRKFIEAAKRITKVKPVIALKSGRTEYGAKAASSHTGSLAGTDVIYDAVFKQTGILRAEDFEHMFDVAKAFAKCKLPKGDRVGIITDGGGAGVMASDAVAKFGLRMAELSEETIKYLKEHFPPHAVVGNPTDVVGDTDAQRYKYAIEAFVNDPNVDAIIVIVLFQVPLLDEDEIVEILAEYAKKSEKPILAVAMGGKKTEKYAKILEEKGVPVYPTPERGVRALAGLVQYAKYLEKLKGE from the coding sequence ATGGAAAATCCAAAAATCGTCGAAGAACTCAAACCCTTCTTCGAACCCAAGGCTGTCGCAATCATAGGAGCCACAAACAAAAAAGGAAAAGTTGGAAACGTTATTTTTGAGAACTTCAAAAGGAACAAAGAACAGGGGATTTTCAAAGGAAACATCTACCCCGTAAACCCAAAGCTTGATGAAATCGAAGGGTATAGGGTATATAAAAGCGTCAAAGAGCTTCCAGATGACACGGATTTGGCAGTAATAGCTATTCCAGCACCTTTTGTACCAAACACAATGAGAGAGATTGCAGAAAAGGGAATAAAAGCAGTAGTTATTATCACTGGCGGCTTTGGAGAGCTTGGTGAAGAAGGAAAGAAAATGGAAGAAGAAATTCTCCAAATAGCAAAGGAAAATGGAATAAGAGTCATAGGACCTAACTGTGTTGGAGTTTACGTGCCTGACACAGGTGTTGACACGGTTTTCCTCCCAGATGAAAAAATGGACAGACCAAAGAGCGGTCCAATAGCCTTCGTTTCTCAAAGTGGTGCTTTTGCCGCAGCAATGCTTGATTGGGCAGCTTTAGCAGGAATAGGAATTGGAAAAATGGTAAGCTACGGCAACAAAATAGACGTGGACGATGCTGACTTAATGGACTACTTCATTTACGATGACTCCATAAAAGTCGTCACCTTCTACATAGAGGGAGTAAAAGACGGTAGAAAATTCATCGAAGCTGCAAAGAGAATAACAAAAGTAAAGCCCGTTATAGCTCTCAAGAGCGGAAGAACAGAATACGGTGCAAAAGCAGCTTCTTCACACACTGGAAGCTTGGCTGGAACAGATGTAATTTACGATGCAGTTTTCAAACAGACAGGAATTTTAAGAGCGGAAGATTTTGAACACATGTTTGATGTTGCAAAGGCGTTTGCAAAGTGCAAACTTCCAAAAGGAGACAGAGTTGGAATAATCACAGACGGCGGTGGAGCGGGAGTTATGGCAAGTGATGCCGTCGCCAAATTCGGTCTTAGAATGGCCGAACTGAGCGAGGAAACTATCAAATACTTAAAAGAGCACTTCCCACCACATGCCGTTGTAGGAAACCCAACTGACGTTGTTGGAGACACAGATGCCCAGAGATACAAGTACGCAATTGAAGCTTTTGTTAACGATCCCAATGTTGATGCAATAATAGTAATCGTGCTCTTCCAAGTACCGCTTTTAGACGAGGATGAAATAGTAGAAATTCTCGCAGAATACGCGAAAAAGAGCGAGAAGCCAATACTCGCTGTAGCCATGGGAGGTAAAAAGACAGAGAAGTACGCAAAGATACTCGAAGAAAAGGGAGTTCCAGTATACCCAACACCGGAGAGAGGAGTTAGAGCACTGGCTGGACTAGTCCAATATGCTAAATATCTCGAAAAGTTAAAAGGTGAATAA
- a CDS encoding sugar phosphate isomerase/epimerase family protein: protein MIGVSTQCLFDKSLGLVLHKIKNLDVDFVEIVNEGYHELNRHNYRVHKEFLEDNALKSTIHAPFSDVNIGSLNEKIRRVSLSLLFETLEIAHDTGSLLVVIHPAYRSPLGGKFPKAYEKVQKRSLEEIDRVAEKIGIKVVLENMPSLWILDGQTPERIAELIDGTNLGVAFDVGHLNTTTRNFDEFIELLRDRIEYIHLSDNNGTEDSHLALGEGTVPWREILKKIPRVPMSLEVRTFDAVLKSLNFLEELSNSG, encoded by the coding sequence GTGATAGGAGTCTCAACACAGTGCCTATTTGACAAAAGCCTAGGCTTGGTTCTTCATAAAATAAAGAACCTTGACGTTGATTTTGTTGAGATTGTCAATGAAGGTTACCATGAGCTGAACAGACATAACTATAGAGTGCACAAAGAGTTTTTAGAGGACAACGCATTAAAAAGCACTATCCACGCTCCTTTCAGTGATGTAAACATCGGCTCATTGAACGAAAAAATTAGGAGAGTATCCCTCAGTTTACTCTTTGAAACTCTGGAAATAGCACACGATACGGGATCTCTCCTTGTCGTGATTCATCCAGCCTACAGATCTCCACTAGGCGGAAAATTTCCAAAAGCTTACGAAAAAGTTCAAAAGCGCTCTCTTGAAGAAATAGACAGAGTAGCGGAAAAAATAGGGATAAAGGTAGTTCTAGAGAATATGCCTTCCCTCTGGATTCTCGACGGGCAAACGCCGGAGAGAATAGCAGAGCTAATTGATGGCACTAATCTCGGCGTGGCGTTTGATGTAGGACACTTAAACACAACAACTAGGAACTTCGATGAGTTTATCGAGCTTTTAAGGGACAGAATCGAGTATATACACCTAAGTGACAACAACGGTACTGAAGATTCTCATCTTGCCCTAGGAGAAGGCACTGTTCCCTGGAGAGAGATACTGAAGAAAATACCTAGAGTTCCAATGTCTCTGGAAGTAAGAACTTTTGACGCTGTCCTCAAAAGCCTCAACTTTTTGGAGGAACTTAGCAACAGTGGTTGA
- a CDS encoding TIGR00266 family protein, producing MRYEIIQRPSFSLVEVELEEGEAIKAEPGAMVHMSPNIEIETKTGGLFKALKRSMLGGESIFVNTFRASGGKGNVGLAPPYMGDIEALELRGTLYAQSGAFLASSEEIDIDTKFGGAKTFFSREGLFLLKLSGEGTVFLSSFGGIYKKELRNERFIVDTGHLVAFTEGLDFKIKRVGGLKSTIFGGEGLVAEFYGTGTLYIQTRSIDSFLSWLIPFLPKSRE from the coding sequence GTGAGATACGAAATTATTCAAAGACCAAGCTTCAGCTTGGTTGAGGTAGAACTGGAAGAGGGAGAAGCCATCAAGGCGGAACCGGGCGCGATGGTTCATATGAGCCCGAATATAGAAATAGAGACAAAGACAGGAGGACTCTTTAAGGCGTTAAAGAGGTCAATGCTCGGAGGAGAGAGCATATTCGTGAACACGTTCAGAGCTAGCGGGGGTAAAGGCAACGTTGGTCTGGCACCGCCATACATGGGCGATATAGAAGCGCTGGAATTGAGGGGAACCCTCTACGCCCAGAGCGGAGCATTTTTAGCGAGCTCTGAAGAGATAGACATTGACACCAAGTTCGGCGGTGCAAAAACGTTCTTCTCAAGGGAGGGCTTATTCCTGCTCAAACTAAGCGGAGAAGGGACGGTGTTTCTCTCGAGCTTCGGAGGAATATACAAAAAGGAGCTCAGAAATGAGAGATTTATCGTAGACACAGGCCATTTGGTTGCCTTTACAGAGGGTCTCGATTTTAAGATAAAAAGAGTTGGGGGATTAAAGAGCACGATTTTTGGTGGCGAAGGGCTTGTTGCAGAATTCTACGGTACTGGAACGCTTTACATCCAAACAAGGAGCATAGACAGCTTTTTAAGCTGGCTCATTCCATTCCTGCCCAAGTCCCGGGAGTGA
- a CDS encoding endonuclease III domain-containing protein, which produces METNLQSSSHDEFTFAESWEDKKKRAQEIVKRLINTYPREKILIGEPYKTLIHCIISQRMRDEVTYRVWEELFKKYKDIKTIANTPVEEMQEFLRKNGVGLWKTKGEWIVKASRIILEKYGGKVPDSIEELMKLPGIGRKCANIVLAYGFGKQAIPVDTHVNRISKRLGLAPPKVPPEKVEEYLKQLIPKDLWVYVNHAMVDHGKMVCKPIAPKCDECILQDLCPYFKGQITREDIK; this is translated from the coding sequence ATGGAAACAAACTTACAATCATCCAGTCATGATGAATTTACCTTTGCCGAAAGCTGGGAAGATAAGAAAAAACGCGCCCAAGAGATTGTTAAAAGGCTCATAAACACCTATCCTAGAGAAAAGATACTTATTGGGGAGCCGTACAAAACATTGATCCACTGTATAATATCCCAAAGAATGAGGGATGAAGTCACGTATAGGGTTTGGGAAGAGCTATTTAAGAAGTACAAGGACATCAAAACCATAGCAAACACCCCAGTTGAGGAAATGCAGGAGTTTTTAAGGAAGAACGGTGTCGGTCTCTGGAAGACAAAGGGAGAATGGATAGTAAAGGCTTCCCGAATAATCCTCGAAAAATATGGTGGCAAAGTGCCAGATAGTATTGAAGAGCTTATGAAACTTCCAGGAATAGGAAGAAAGTGTGCAAACATTGTTTTGGCATATGGGTTTGGAAAACAAGCAATTCCCGTCGATACTCACGTAAACAGGATAAGCAAACGCTTGGGCTTAGCTCCTCCAAAAGTCCCACCGGAAAAAGTCGAAGAATACCTCAAACAACTGATACCTAAAGATTTATGGGTATATGTAAACCATGCAATGGTTGACCATGGAAAGATGGTCTGCAAGCCCATAGCCCCCAAATGCGACGAGTGCATTCTGCAAGACCTCTGCCCATATTTCAAAGGCCAGATAACGAGAGAAGATATAAAATAA
- a CDS encoding DUF6849 domain-containing protein, producing the protein MKLILKPLFETPLTPDFAEVIRAKLKGKEAREGDILEIDLLGKPLKFKVVYAEPKVLRITDSTAVELSEREIFSITLEFKKEIKGIIPGENIIVVVFENEVLILDHKGGKIFNQEFEKLKEVRLAKDTVLVVHDGNKLTIIQS; encoded by the coding sequence ATGAAGCTTATACTAAAACCTCTGTTTGAAACCCCCTTAACTCCCGATTTTGCGGAGGTTATAAGGGCAAAGCTCAAAGGAAAAGAAGCGAGAGAAGGAGATATTCTAGAAATAGATTTGCTTGGAAAACCACTAAAATTTAAAGTGGTTTATGCAGAACCGAAAGTCCTCAGAATCACCGACTCGACGGCAGTAGAGCTGAGTGAGAGGGAGATCTTTTCTATAACCCTCGAATTTAAAAAGGAAATTAAAGGCATAATTCCTGGAGAAAACATTATTGTAGTCGTCTTTGAGAACGAAGTTTTAATCTTAGACCACAAAGGAGGGAAGATTTTTAACCAGGAGTTCGAGAAGCTTAAAGAAGTTAGGCTTGCAAAAGACACTGTGCTGGTGGTTCATGATGGAAACAAACTTACAATCATCCAGTCATGA
- a CDS encoding PadR family transcriptional regulator: protein MERPKYKGHLKLLILKILSEKPMHGYGIMAELERSYGIPYPSPGTIYPILSSLKRRGLIETVGEGKRDKRLYRATEKGKEYLEEHAEELEKMLRMAALFREFARLGGRELGELLKEVFLSLDKLSDEQKTALAREFSEFTKRVRLILLGEIPRRDGNE from the coding sequence TTGGAAAGGCCAAAGTATAAGGGACATCTCAAACTCCTCATCCTCAAGATATTGTCAGAGAAGCCTATGCACGGCTACGGCATAATGGCCGAGCTGGAGCGCTCTTACGGCATACCCTACCCAAGTCCCGGAACTATATATCCAATACTTTCTTCGTTAAAGCGTAGGGGGTTAATAGAAACCGTCGGTGAAGGGAAGAGGGATAAACGCCTCTATAGGGCTACCGAAAAGGGGAAAGAATACCTTGAGGAGCACGCAGAGGAGCTGGAAAAGATGCTCCGCATGGCGGCTCTCTTCAGGGAGTTCGCAAGGCTCGGTGGAAGGGAGCTTGGAGAGCTCCTCAAGGAGGTCTTTCTCTCCCTCGACAAGCTGAGCGACGAGCAGAAAACTGCACTCGCAAGGGAGTTCTCCGAGTTCACGAAGAGGGTCAGGCTGATTCTCCTAGGTGAAATACCCAGGAGGGATGGAAATGAGTGA
- a CDS encoding ATP-binding cassette domain-containing protein — MSEAIIVENLVKKYGDFEAVRGISFKVKRGEIFAFLGPNGAGKTTTVHMLTTLLRPTSGRAVVAGHDVVNEPMEVRKRIGIVFQDPTLDGELTAYENMYIHGRIYGLKGSELKEKIERLLKFVELWEFKDKPVKTFSGGMQRRLEIARSLLHEPEVLFLDEPTIGLDPQTRAHIWDYIKAMKEEHNMTIFLTTHYMDEAEQLADRIAIIDHGKIIAEGTAEELKKLVGNDVIYLKLEAPEELRCFKADFIRGCKVLADGRVALEVENAAEALPRLFELAGEKGIKILEVTYHRPTLNDVFLHLTGREIREEGAENPMAAFARMRMRR; from the coding sequence ATGAGTGAAGCGATTATCGTTGAGAACCTCGTGAAAAAATATGGGGACTTTGAAGCCGTTAGGGGAATATCCTTCAAGGTGAAACGGGGCGAGATATTCGCCTTCCTCGGGCCGAACGGCGCGGGAAAGACCACCACTGTCCACATGCTCACGACACTGCTGAGACCGACCTCAGGCAGGGCAGTAGTTGCTGGCCACGACGTCGTCAATGAGCCGATGGAGGTAAGGAAGAGGATAGGCATCGTGTTTCAGGATCCAACCCTCGACGGGGAGCTCACCGCCTACGAGAACATGTACATCCACGGGAGGATATACGGACTGAAGGGGAGCGAGCTGAAGGAGAAGATAGAGCGCCTTCTCAAGTTCGTCGAGCTGTGGGAGTTTAAAGACAAGCCCGTCAAGACGTTCTCAGGTGGAATGCAGAGAAGGCTTGAGATAGCGCGCTCCCTTCTCCACGAGCCGGAGGTACTTTTCCTCGACGAGCCGACGATAGGCCTCGACCCGCAGACGAGGGCTCATATCTGGGACTACATAAAGGCTATGAAGGAGGAGCACAACATGACAATTTTCCTCACGACGCACTACATGGACGAGGCGGAACAACTGGCCGACAGGATAGCGATAATTGACCACGGCAAGATAATTGCAGAGGGCACCGCGGAGGAGCTGAAGAAGCTCGTGGGTAACGATGTGATTTACCTCAAGCTCGAAGCGCCCGAAGAGCTGAGGTGCTTCAAGGCTGACTTCATAAGGGGATGCAAAGTCCTCGCGGACGGTAGGGTGGCCCTCGAAGTCGAGAACGCCGCGGAGGCCCTCCCAAGGCTCTTCGAGCTGGCAGGTGAGAAGGGCATCAAAATCCTTGAAGTGACATACCACAGGCCGACGCTCAACGACGTCTTCCTCCACCTGACCGGGAGGGAGATAAGGGAAGAGGGCGCGGAGAACCCGATGGCGGCCTTCGCGAGAATGAGGATGAGGAGGTGA
- a CDS encoding ABC transporter permease: MEALTTMAYRQLKRFARARSRVAGMIINPLLWLVFFGMGWSKVFDNPMVRTIFGGVDYLTFLAPGIFAMTVFNQSFVAGVSVIWDKQFGFLKEVLVAPASRKESILGRIIGDSLVTLTQGAIILALTFFLAENLKPSGFLPALGVGFLLAMAFSGFGVSLALRMESMEGFQMIMMVLMLPLTFLSGAIYPIETMPGWMKALAYVNPLTYAVDGARHFLVGASVAKFSLAVDLGVLAVLAAILVGLAMVEFERATIG; this comes from the coding sequence ATGGAGGCACTCACAACGATGGCCTACAGGCAGCTGAAGAGGTTCGCAAGGGCCAGGTCAAGGGTCGCGGGAATGATAATCAACCCGCTCCTGTGGCTCGTCTTCTTCGGAATGGGATGGAGCAAGGTCTTCGACAACCCCATGGTGAGGACTATCTTTGGGGGCGTTGACTACCTCACGTTCTTGGCCCCGGGTATCTTCGCAATGACTGTCTTCAACCAGAGCTTCGTTGCCGGGGTGAGCGTCATCTGGGACAAGCAGTTCGGCTTCCTCAAGGAGGTTCTTGTAGCGCCGGCGTCGAGGAAGGAGAGCATCCTCGGGCGCATAATCGGGGATTCCCTCGTCACGCTTACGCAGGGCGCTATAATCCTCGCGCTGACGTTCTTCCTCGCGGAGAACTTAAAACCCAGCGGCTTCCTTCCGGCGCTCGGAGTGGGCTTCCTGCTCGCCATGGCATTCTCGGGCTTCGGCGTCAGCCTCGCCCTCAGGATGGAGAGCATGGAGGGCTTCCAGATGATAATGATGGTCCTCATGCTCCCGCTGACCTTCCTGAGCGGCGCAATATATCCAATAGAAACCATGCCGGGGTGGATGAAGGCCCTCGCCTACGTCAACCCGCTCACATACGCCGTAGATGGGGCGAGGCACTTCCTCGTGGGGGCGAGCGTGGCAAAGTTCTCGCTCGCAGTTGACCTCGGCGTACTTGCCGTTTTGGCGGCCATACTCGTCGGGCTGGCGATGGTTGAGTTCGAGAGGGCCACGATAGGGTAA
- a CDS encoding phosphoglycerate kinase, whose product MFRITEFDYHGKTVFFRADLNSPVKNGKIISDARFRAVLPTIRYLLEHNAKVVVGTHQSKPYEEDYLTTEEHAKILSSLLGIEVKYVEDVFGKCAREAIASLKPGEIIMLENLRFAAEEIKQAPLEKCERTYFVRKLSPLIDYVVIDAFAASHRSQPSLVGFARLKPMIPGFLMERELKALNKAYESEERPKIYVLGGAKVDDSLKVAENVLRNGKADLILTGGLVGQIFTLAKGFDLGDANISFLEKKGLINLVDWAEEILNEFYPYVRTPVDFAVEYKGERVEVDLLSDKKWIFDERPIMDIGSRTIEKYRKILQEAAIIVANGPMGVFEIEDFAKGTVEVFKAIGESKAFSAIGGGHSIASIYKYNIKGVSHISTGGGAMLTFFAGEKLPVVEALKISYEAFKKKVENREVQ is encoded by the coding sequence ATGTTTAGGATAACTGAATTTGATTATCACGGAAAAACAGTATTTTTTAGGGCCGATTTAAACTCACCCGTCAAAAATGGAAAGATAATCAGCGATGCTCGATTCAGAGCAGTCTTGCCAACTATAAGGTATCTCCTTGAACATAACGCAAAGGTAGTTGTTGGAACGCACCAGAGCAAGCCCTACGAGGAAGACTACCTGACCACAGAGGAGCATGCCAAAATACTAAGCTCTCTGCTTGGCATTGAAGTAAAGTACGTGGAAGACGTCTTCGGAAAGTGCGCAAGGGAAGCAATAGCCTCACTAAAACCCGGAGAAATTATAATGCTGGAGAATCTTCGATTTGCAGCAGAAGAAATTAAGCAGGCCCCCTTGGAAAAGTGCGAGAGAACATACTTTGTCAGAAAGCTCAGCCCTCTAATAGATTACGTGGTTATAGATGCTTTCGCTGCTTCTCATAGATCACAGCCCTCCCTAGTTGGTTTTGCAAGACTAAAACCAATGATACCAGGATTTTTAATGGAAAGAGAACTGAAAGCGCTGAACAAGGCATATGAGAGCGAAGAAAGGCCCAAAATCTATGTGCTGGGTGGAGCAAAAGTTGATGATTCACTTAAAGTCGCAGAGAATGTTCTGAGAAATGGAAAAGCCGACTTAATTTTAACCGGGGGTTTAGTGGGACAGATCTTTACCCTAGCAAAAGGGTTTGATTTGGGAGATGCAAACATAAGCTTTCTTGAGAAAAAAGGGCTGATAAATCTAGTAGATTGGGCAGAGGAGATATTAAACGAGTTTTATCCATATGTAAGAACTCCGGTAGACTTTGCAGTTGAATACAAGGGTGAGAGAGTCGAAGTCGACCTGCTAAGCGATAAGAAGTGGATTTTCGATGAGAGGCCAATCATGGACATAGGAAGCAGAACAATAGAAAAGTATAGAAAAATACTTCAGGAAGCTGCTATAATAGTTGCAAACGGTCCTATGGGCGTATTTGAAATAGAAGATTTCGCAAAAGGAACTGTAGAAGTTTTCAAGGCAATAGGAGAAAGCAAGGCATTCTCGGCAATCGGCGGAGGACACTCAATAGCGAGCATCTACAAGTACAACATAAAAGGGGTTTCCCATATAAGCACTGGTGGTGGAGCAATGCTGACATTTTTCGCCGGGGAAAAGCTCCCTGTTGTTGAAGCACTTAAAATAAGCTATGAGGCTTTCAAGAAAAAAGTGGAGAACAGGGAAGTGCAATAG
- a CDS encoding metallophosphoesterase, whose translation MRRMLAFLLTFLTLSLINVSPVSAEALPGDILKMPMPGAPAIALPGETIEIQPQEGVDITELTIVSVMNGPYKLEILEKGDGIKAKIPENVAPDVYFLQVKSNKGEVVIPNGVWVLKEYPKVLRIAHVSDTHITSGTKFGYVCGEYFQRDIQKIQELCDGGMIIPLHSYVATDSAYTYWSMDNRVDVIINTGDVVDTAGDSKGYKMMLDIISRAAAAGRPTIIVKGNHDDPPNYYPKLIGPTDYYLTIGKFLIIALDSHGDEAHPYMNQLEWMEKVLEEHPDKIPIVIVHHPYWYSAPQGWIGGTIEGFTAFDDKDWEELTQYVGYYWIGGPEKTSEDIARRFLQDVEKYNIKLVMSGHIHHDKLHIYVDKNGNEHWFVTLTATGAPDKETNPPSEPDKSPTWYGSRIVEIDENGNVRLPEIEEMFGTLFSDFISLSIPQEFVAFRWTTDFGSAVKFINLIGEESGKFAIEVPEGAQVDASVTNVTYKLLGERKIGDKTYELFEITVPEGVSQLVISKGKDTQKPEVTIPYTTPSKLVKGKPFKVYIGAKDNLGIRDIYVEIEANGKITRYPAVQSSGGQAEYFVAEIPGVDADEYIIRAVAVDFYGNKATFEKVIGGTQTTSKTSSSTESKSTCGPAAVLAFSLIPLALLRRKK comes from the coding sequence ATGAGACGAATGCTTGCGTTTTTGCTGACGTTTCTGACTTTGTCCTTGATTAATGTAAGCCCAGTAAGTGCAGAAGCACTTCCAGGAGATATTTTAAAGATGCCAATGCCCGGTGCTCCAGCTATAGCACTTCCGGGAGAGACGATAGAGATACAGCCCCAAGAAGGTGTTGATATAACAGAGCTCACAATAGTCTCAGTCATGAATGGCCCGTATAAACTTGAAATTTTGGAGAAGGGAGATGGAATAAAAGCCAAAATACCCGAAAATGTTGCCCCAGATGTGTATTTTCTCCAGGTCAAGTCGAACAAAGGAGAAGTTGTCATTCCCAACGGAGTCTGGGTTCTTAAGGAGTATCCCAAGGTACTTAGAATTGCACACGTAAGTGATACTCACATCACAAGCGGAACTAAGTTCGGCTACGTCTGTGGAGAATACTTCCAAAGGGATATACAGAAAATACAAGAGCTATGTGATGGAGGCATGATCATTCCACTCCACAGCTACGTTGCCACAGATAGTGCTTATACCTACTGGAGCATGGATAACAGGGTTGACGTTATAATAAATACCGGAGACGTCGTTGATACCGCTGGAGATAGCAAGGGATACAAAATGATGCTCGATATAATTTCTAGAGCAGCTGCAGCCGGAAGACCAACGATAATCGTGAAAGGAAACCATGATGACCCACCGAACTATTATCCCAAACTGATAGGGCCAACTGACTATTACCTCACCATAGGAAAGTTCCTCATTATAGCCCTCGACTCTCATGGAGACGAAGCGCATCCCTACATGAACCAGCTCGAATGGATGGAGAAAGTTCTTGAAGAGCACCCCGACAAAATCCCAATAGTTATCGTTCACCACCCCTACTGGTATTCTGCCCCACAAGGATGGATTGGAGGAACAATTGAAGGGTTTACTGCGTTTGATGACAAAGATTGGGAAGAATTAACTCAATATGTAGGTTACTACTGGATCGGGGGGCCAGAGAAGACAAGTGAAGATATAGCAAGAAGATTCCTCCAAGACGTTGAGAAGTACAACATCAAGCTCGTCATGAGCGGTCATATCCACCACGACAAGCTCCACATCTATGTTGATAAAAATGGCAACGAACACTGGTTTGTAACGTTAACAGCAACCGGTGCTCCAGATAAGGAAACCAATCCTCCTTCAGAACCCGACAAAAGTCCCACGTGGTACGGTTCGAGAATAGTTGAGATAGACGAAAACGGAAACGTCAGGCTCCCAGAGATCGAAGAAATGTTTGGAACACTGTTCAGTGACTTTATCTCTCTGTCGATTCCACAGGAGTTCGTTGCATTTAGATGGACAACGGATTTTGGAAGTGCAGTGAAGTTCATAAACTTGATTGGAGAAGAGAGCGGTAAATTTGCCATAGAGGTGCCAGAAGGTGCTCAAGTTGATGCCAGCGTTACAAACGTCACTTACAAGCTTCTTGGAGAGAGAAAAATTGGGGACAAGACCTACGAACTCTTTGAGATAACGGTTCCAGAAGGAGTATCTCAGCTAGTAATAAGTAAAGGAAAAGATACCCAAAAGCCGGAAGTGACTATTCCCTATACCACCCCCTCAAAGCTAGTAAAAGGCAAGCCGTTTAAGGTCTACATAGGTGCCAAAGACAACCTCGGAATTAGAGACATCTACGTGGAAATAGAAGCCAATGGAAAGATTACAAGGTATCCAGCAGTACAATCAAGCGGAGGGCAAGCGGAGTACTTTGTAGCAGAGATTCCAGGCGTTGATGCTGATGAATACATTATAAGAGCTGTGGCAGTGGACTTTTATGGAAACAAAGCAACATTCGAAAAGGTTATCGGAGGCACGCAAACTACGAGCAAAACCTCATCTTCAACAGAAAGCAAATCAACCTGTGGGCCTGCAGCAGTTTTAGCATTCTCCCTGATTCCGCTCGCTCTACTTAGAAGAAAGAAATGA
- a CDS encoding DUF447 domain-containing protein codes for MEIFEEGKVYEVLLATKSNITPVGVIRRGNKLNFKLFEGKSAKDIRNTPYAVIHITWDVELLVKAALNLPVEVEFEEAKSVPIKKIKDLPSIEGRVEFLERDIKDELGRAHMLECSLIPTYEDIHPMVFPPLSRADFHLLEMGIHITRLYVATRSLNVRESQKLYSKIWESYRLYKKLGGRSELAEKIMGFATAALRWNP; via the coding sequence ATGGAGATTTTCGAAGAAGGAAAAGTCTACGAGGTCCTTCTTGCAACCAAGTCAAACATAACCCCAGTTGGAGTTATTAGACGCGGAAATAAGTTGAACTTCAAGCTCTTTGAAGGCAAAAGTGCCAAAGACATAAGAAATACTCCCTATGCAGTGATTCATATAACATGGGATGTTGAGCTATTAGTGAAAGCCGCCCTCAACTTACCAGTTGAAGTAGAGTTTGAAGAAGCAAAATCAGTTCCCATTAAGAAAATAAAGGACCTTCCCAGTATAGAAGGTAGGGTGGAGTTTCTTGAGAGAGACATAAAAGACGAATTAGGGAGAGCCCATATGTTAGAATGCTCGTTGATTCCAACCTATGAGGACATACATCCGATGGTATTTCCACCCCTCAGCCGGGCAGATTTCCACTTGCTGGAGATGGGGATACACATAACAAGACTGTATGTGGCGACCAGATCATTAAATGTGAGGGAATCTCAAAAGCTTTATTCCAAGATTTGGGAAAGTTACAGGCTCTACAAAAAACTTGGAGGTAGAAGCGAACTCGCAGAAAAGATTATGGGGTTTGCAACCGCAGCTCTAAGATGGAATCCCTGA